The following proteins come from a genomic window of Penaeus monodon isolate SGIC_2016 chromosome 22, NSTDA_Pmon_1, whole genome shotgun sequence:
- the LOC119587036 gene encoding protein C19orf12 homolog, which translates to MLTEDLVNLVYEVCQEKKLRAAVKCILQCASIPFVSTIAVALYMGPLGVLLGGAVGTGISYVYARGKFKSVVSIIRDDLTPQERERLMMRVRAALVDLGVAVGASVAFRQLTEPMKSEIAATVKKYLEYDHNMSVEH; encoded by the exons ATGTTAACAGAGGACTTAGTAAACCTGGTGTACGAGGTGTGTCAAGAGAAGAAGCTGCGAGCGGCGGTGAAATGCATCCTTCAGTGCGCTTCCATACCATTCGTCTCAACAATAGCCGTAGCTCTGTATATGGGCCCCTTGGGCGTCTTGCTGG GTGGCGCTGTAGGTACTGGGATCTCCTACGTCTATGCTAGGGGGAAGTTCAAAAGCGTCGTTAGCATTATCAGGGACGACTTGACTCCACAGGAAAGGGAGAGGCTCATGATGAGGGTGCGG GCCGCTCTCGTAGACCTTGGAGTCGCTGTCGGGGCCTCTGTGGCCTTCCGTCAGCTCACCGAGCCCATGAAGTCGGAGATCGCTGCTACTGTCAAGAAGTACTTGGAGTATGACCACAACATGTCAGTAGAGCATTAA